From Pantoea sp. Ep11b, the proteins below share one genomic window:
- a CDS encoding MarR family winged helix-turn-helix transcriptional regulator produces the protein MSDLTDSAATLRMLTGKLARRLRESAPPGELTWSQVAVLGHLVRDGAMTVTQLAAAEGVRTQSMGATVAGLLAAGLVTGEPDPHDGRKTCYFPTPASLAVITSSRAMREDWLVRRLEARLSPPEQQQLIDILPLLQRLADD, from the coding sequence ATGAGCGATCTGACGGATTCTGCTGCCACGCTGCGTATGCTGACAGGTAAGCTGGCGCGCCGCCTGCGCGAGTCGGCACCGCCCGGTGAGCTGACCTGGTCACAGGTGGCGGTGCTGGGCCATCTGGTGCGCGACGGAGCCATGACAGTGACGCAACTGGCGGCGGCTGAGGGCGTGCGGACCCAGTCAATGGGCGCGACCGTAGCCGGTTTACTGGCGGCGGGCCTGGTGACAGGCGAGCCCGATCCCCATGATGGCCGCAAGACCTGTTATTTTCCTACGCCTGCAAGCCTTGCGGTCATTACGTCGAGCCGGGCGATGCGTGAAGACTGGCTGGTGCGGAGGCTGGAGGCCCGGCTGAGTCCGCCAGAACAGCAGCAACTGATCGACATTCTCCCTCTGCTGCAACGACTCGCTGACGATTAA
- a CDS encoding helix-turn-helix domain-containing protein yields MMSDAFIHDLIDWIDNNIEARLDLDTVSERAGYSKWHLQRMFKEHTGYPLGEYIRVKKLKKSADRLTSTDEPILNVAISLGFDSQQSFNRSFKRQYGVAPGAWRRHSGDSHAA; encoded by the coding sequence ATGATGAGTGACGCCTTTATTCACGATTTAATCGACTGGATTGATAACAACATCGAAGCACGTCTGGATCTGGATACCGTTTCAGAGCGCGCCGGTTACTCCAAGTGGCACCTGCAGCGCATGTTCAAAGAGCACACGGGCTATCCACTGGGTGAGTACATCCGCGTGAAAAAGCTGAAGAAATCAGCCGACCGCCTGACCAGCACCGACGAACCGATCCTGAACGTAGCGATCTCCCTGGGCTTCGACTCCCAGCAATCCTTTAATCGCAGCTTTAAACGTCAGTATGGTGTCGCACCCGGTGCATGGCGTCGACACAGCGGGGACTCGCACGCCGCATAA
- a CDS encoding benzoate/H(+) symporter BenE family transporter has product MRTDQAPFTLPMLVSGFVAVLVGYSSSGAIIYQMFQAAGATAAQIGGWLSVLGLAQGIVSLGLSLRYRMPVLAAWSTPGAALLATSFHGVTLNEAVGVFVFANLLIVFCGVTGLFARLMNHIPASLAAAMLAGILLRFGLQTFADLQSNFLLCGSMCLAWLLARRWLARYAILVTLLAGIVVALAQQAIHFPPHAVRLALPEPIMPHFTLPLLLGTALPYFLVTMASQNAPGIATLQAHGYRPPVSALMTRTGLTALLLSPFGGFSVCVAAITAAICMSEEVDPDPQKRWRAAALAGAFYLLAGASGALIAVLFSALPAVLIEALAGLALLATLGGSLQRALEQPAERDSALITFLITASGVSLLGIGPAFWGLTGGALAHLLLVRKTG; this is encoded by the coding sequence ATGAGAACGGATCAGGCCCCTTTTACCCTGCCGATGCTGGTTTCCGGCTTTGTTGCGGTGCTGGTCGGCTACAGCAGTAGCGGCGCAATTATCTACCAGATGTTTCAGGCGGCAGGGGCTACAGCCGCGCAGATCGGCGGCTGGCTGTCAGTGCTCGGACTCGCGCAGGGGATCGTCTCTCTGGGTCTGTCGCTGCGCTACCGCATGCCGGTGCTCGCCGCCTGGTCAACGCCCGGAGCCGCACTGCTGGCGACCAGTTTTCACGGCGTTACGCTGAATGAGGCGGTCGGGGTCTTTGTCTTCGCCAACCTGCTAATCGTCTTCTGCGGCGTAACCGGCCTCTTCGCCCGTCTGATGAACCATATCCCCGCCTCGCTGGCGGCGGCGATGCTGGCAGGTATCCTGCTGCGCTTCGGGCTGCAGACCTTTGCCGACCTACAGAGCAACTTCCTCTTATGCGGCAGCATGTGCCTGGCCTGGCTGCTGGCCCGCCGCTGGCTGGCCCGCTACGCCATCCTGGTGACGCTGCTGGCAGGCATTGTGGTCGCCCTGGCGCAACAGGCCATCCACTTTCCGCCGCACGCGGTCAGGCTGGCGCTGCCGGAGCCGATCATGCCGCACTTTACGCTCCCCCTGCTGCTGGGCACGGCTCTGCCCTATTTTCTGGTGACGATGGCGTCGCAGAATGCCCCCGGCATTGCGACCCTGCAGGCGCACGGCTATCGTCCGCCTGTCTCTGCCCTGATGACCCGGACCGGGCTCACTGCGCTGCTGCTGTCGCCGTTTGGCGGGTTTTCAGTCTGTGTCGCTGCGATCACCGCCGCCATCTGCATGAGCGAGGAAGTGGACCCCGACCCACAGAAACGCTGGCGGGCGGCAGCACTGGCCGGAGCATTTTATCTGCTGGCCGGGGCGTCAGGCGCGCTGATCGCCGTGCTGTTCAGCGCCCTGCCTGCGGTGCTGATCGAGGCACTCGCCGGTCTGGCTCTGCTGGCTACCCTGGGCGGCAGCCTGCAGCGGGCGCTGGAACAGCCAGCCGAGCGCGACAGCGCGCTGATCACCTTTCTGATCACCGCGTCGGGCGTGTCGCTGCTGGGCATCGGACCCGCTTTCTGGGGGCTGACGGGAGGCGCTCTCGCTCACCTGCTGCTGGTGCGCAAAACGGGCTGA
- a CDS encoding helix-turn-helix domain-containing protein, translated as MADFQQHLSEALRQLRQANGWSLTLTAERTGVSKAMLGQIERGESSPTIATLWKIATGFNVPFSFFIDSRVTASGTAPGFSQPDAGMAVRPLLPYDPQLRFELLAVELAAGAQSHSSPHEAGCVEQVVVIEGELLLAVGEVWRRLLAGEAFRFGADVPHSYRNPLSTPLRFHSLIHYPYRPDVTN; from the coding sequence ATGGCGGATTTTCAGCAACACCTGAGCGAGGCGCTCAGGCAGTTGCGTCAGGCCAACGGCTGGAGTCTGACGCTCACGGCAGAGCGGACCGGCGTCAGTAAGGCGATGCTGGGGCAGATTGAGCGCGGTGAGTCGAGTCCTACCATTGCCACGCTCTGGAAGATCGCCACCGGATTTAACGTTCCTTTTTCGTTTTTTATCGACTCCCGGGTGACGGCCTCTGGCACTGCGCCAGGGTTCAGTCAGCCTGACGCCGGGATGGCTGTGCGGCCCTTGCTGCCCTACGATCCACAGCTCCGGTTTGAACTGCTGGCGGTGGAGTTGGCTGCGGGTGCGCAGAGCCACTCGTCGCCCCATGAAGCGGGCTGCGTGGAGCAGGTGGTGGTCATTGAGGGCGAACTGCTGCTGGCGGTTGGGGAGGTCTGGCGACGTCTGCTCGCAGGTGAAGCGTTCCGCTTCGGAGCCGATGTGCCGCACAGCTACCGCAATCCGCTCAGTACGCCGCTGCGCTTTCACAGCCTGATTCACTATCCCTACCGCCCCGACGTTACAAATTGA
- a CDS encoding barstar family protein, translated as MLSLTFDLRQLTTRAAFYQQFAEQSGCPETFGHNLDALWDWLTGGMALPATLRLQHADAQQPDLAPVLALLEEAAQSLEGELRLIID; from the coding sequence ATGCTCAGCCTGACCTTCGACCTGCGTCAGCTCACCACACGCGCCGCCTTTTATCAGCAGTTTGCTGAGCAGAGCGGCTGCCCGGAGACCTTTGGTCATAATCTGGATGCGCTGTGGGACTGGCTGACCGGCGGAATGGCGCTGCCTGCCACGCTGCGGCTTCAGCACGCTGACGCGCAGCAGCCCGATTTAGCGCCGGTGCTGGCGCTGCTGGAGGAGGCGGCGCAGTCGCTGGAGGGCGAACTGCGCCTGATTATCGACTAG
- a CDS encoding isochorismatase family protein, which translates to MAVTTLDAKTALIVIDLQHGIVALPLVHAPEPVIERCAALAEAFRAHQLPVVLVNVAGAAPGRTEQGGHSGELPADWATLVPAMTPQQADLTVTKRTWGAFHGTSLHDELQARGVTQVVICGIATSIGVESTARQAYELGYNVTLATDAMTDLNADTHHNSISLIFPRLGETGSSEEIVARLQTA; encoded by the coding sequence ATGGCTGTAACCACACTTGATGCAAAAACTGCACTGATTGTTATCGACCTGCAACATGGCATCGTGGCGCTGCCGCTGGTGCATGCACCCGAGCCGGTAATCGAACGTTGTGCCGCACTGGCAGAGGCCTTCCGCGCGCATCAGTTGCCGGTGGTGCTTGTGAACGTGGCCGGTGCGGCACCAGGTCGCACTGAGCAGGGAGGCCACAGCGGCGAACTGCCAGCCGACTGGGCTACACTGGTTCCGGCAATGACGCCTCAGCAGGCCGATCTGACCGTGACGAAGAGAACCTGGGGTGCGTTTCACGGCACGTCGTTGCATGATGAGCTGCAGGCGCGGGGCGTCACGCAGGTAGTGATTTGCGGAATTGCGACCAGCATAGGCGTAGAGTCTACTGCCCGTCAGGCCTATGAATTAGGTTACAACGTCACGCTTGCCACCGATGCGATGACCGATCTCAACGCCGATACCCACCACAACAGCATCAGCCTGATCTTCCCGCGCCTGGGTGAAACCGGCAGCAGTGAAGAGATTGTGGCGCGCCTGCAAACGGCTTAA
- a CDS encoding SrfA family protein → MAKTFLRSGKLDAVLALGENGQPVYASALQIRETLRLRRQSALADCLAIPQANERGDRLDWYAPFSGRVKSWLGASDHERRAALQQLTACQQDMQDLSTRARAAENPSMRLFGALLSKTLQFPDQQYVYLVDGKPVITFWGFVDAQARSRDDALACLRDTLEENLPVALVEPLPEQPAAPVVAEPVLIAEPAPEEVAEPQPVVLTPEPVQNVPAPARRRFRIWYLLPPVAIAAAVTVAVLLHRPASETPADSATVSAKPTATPASASAPASAPAPVASTPAVAPPAVMAAAEKLPETLPQKPASVTAAEAAPAASSATLASVVTPAVPARPDDLVVTPDAVREGQVQVIDGRWRVTIDQMPTPTGKPPVMRFQFKNGKGSVQVTQGNTSCKADVSAAMTSAGNLVIESRYTAKCQNSSRYRMPLLVCHASIGAAVCEAQYAEDRIFPMTIKRESK, encoded by the coding sequence GTGGCAAAAACTTTTCTGCGCAGCGGTAAACTGGATGCTGTTCTGGCGCTAGGTGAAAACGGCCAGCCGGTCTACGCCTCAGCACTGCAAATTCGTGAAACGCTGCGTCTGCGCCGTCAGAGCGCACTGGCAGATTGCCTGGCGATCCCGCAGGCCAATGAACGGGGCGACCGCCTCGACTGGTACGCCCCTTTCAGCGGCCGGGTGAAATCCTGGCTGGGCGCGAGCGATCATGAACGTCGGGCGGCCCTGCAACAGCTCACCGCCTGCCAGCAGGATATGCAGGATCTCAGCACGCGCGCGCGCGCGGCGGAGAACCCCTCCATGCGGCTGTTTGGTGCGCTGCTGAGCAAAACCCTGCAGTTTCCCGATCAGCAATATGTCTATCTGGTGGATGGCAAACCGGTTATCACCTTCTGGGGCTTTGTCGATGCCCAGGCACGCAGCCGCGATGATGCGCTGGCCTGCCTGCGCGACACGCTGGAGGAGAATCTGCCGGTCGCGCTGGTTGAGCCGCTGCCTGAGCAGCCTGCCGCGCCCGTGGTCGCTGAACCCGTCCTGATAGCGGAACCGGCACCTGAAGAAGTGGCGGAACCGCAGCCGGTGGTGCTGACCCCTGAACCGGTGCAGAACGTACCCGCTCCGGCCCGCCGCCGTTTCCGTATCTGGTATCTGCTGCCACCGGTGGCGATTGCGGCCGCCGTCACGGTAGCGGTGCTGCTGCATCGTCCCGCGTCCGAAACGCCGGCTGACAGTGCGACAGTCAGTGCGAAACCCACGGCGACTCCGGCTTCTGCGTCAGCACCGGCTTCTGCGCCAGCACCGGTCGCCTCCACGCCCGCTGTCGCCCCGCCTGCCGTGATGGCCGCTGCGGAAAAACTTCCCGAAACGCTGCCGCAGAAACCGGCCAGCGTCACAGCGGCTGAAGCCGCACCGGCCGCCTCATCTGCTACCCTTGCCAGTGTGGTCACGCCTGCGGTTCCGGCCCGGCCTGATGATCTGGTCGTCACACCGGATGCGGTGCGCGAAGGTCAGGTGCAGGTCATTGATGGACGCTGGCGCGTCACGATCGACCAGATGCCGACGCCAACCGGTAAACCGCCAGTGATGCGTTTCCAGTTTAAAAATGGCAAAGGCAGCGTGCAGGTCACCCAGGGCAACACCAGCTGCAAAGCGGATGTCAGCGCGGCCATGACCAGCGCCGGCAATCTGGTGATCGAAAGCCGCTACACGGCGAAGTGCCAGAACAGTTCGCGCTACCGTATGCCGCTGCTGGTCTGCCACGCAAGTATCGGTGCCGCAGTGTGTGAAGCGCAGTATGCAGAAGACCGGATCTTCCCGATGACGATTAAGCGTGAGAGTAAATAA
- a CDS encoding ribonuclease domain-containing protein codes for MSKKLWIGLFLVLAVCFYGLKPWLNRVSAPAQPDIATLTDARTVARWVLQHQHLPDYYLTKNDARKRGWKPEKGNLCDVLPGKAIGGDRFANREKRLPTRAGRQWYEADVNYRCGHRDADRLVYSSDGLVFLSTDHYRSFRQVP; via the coding sequence ATGTCAAAAAAACTCTGGATTGGACTTTTCCTTGTCCTCGCGGTCTGTTTCTACGGCCTCAAACCCTGGCTGAATCGTGTTTCAGCACCCGCTCAGCCCGATATCGCTACCCTGACCGATGCCCGCACGGTCGCGCGCTGGGTACTGCAGCATCAGCATTTACCGGACTACTACCTGACGAAAAACGACGCGCGTAAGCGTGGCTGGAAGCCGGAGAAAGGCAACCTGTGTGACGTGTTGCCCGGCAAAGCCATCGGCGGCGATCGTTTTGCGAACCGTGAAAAACGGCTGCCCACGCGGGCCGGACGTCAGTGGTATGAGGCAGATGTGAACTATCGCTGTGGTCATCGCGATGCCGATCGGCTGGTCTACTCCTCCGATGGCCTGGTGTTTCTCTCGACCGACCACTACCGCAGTTTCAGACAGGTACCCTGA
- a CDS encoding virulence factor SrfC family protein translates to MKALKPRQPQTLAKRLNLLQDALNQSLTWIEESREQSPRLALEAETLTLQLRQARVQTQALAQQVARPVTLALFGQSQSGKAWLLNEMVADAQGQLMTRMGDKQLSWFQHINPGNLDFATATRFSHQREPLSGEWPVELALLNEAEIVRLMVACAGENAPDTAQIDSTLQRLQRHRLATPLAGLEGDALVTLWSWCRRRPHYDARLDRHFWPQAVELAPWLSVDDRVQLFSLLWPAQPALSEMLRSLLHLRHQLRNSSRLLAPLSLLTDASLLPAEQLIVPASEQDPQQLVEVCPLNGNRIGKAQNVPLGLLALLTLEVLAPLCSTPRTALYDDADMLDLPAPGQPADATVLDDRQRLRQQDPLRAQLLEQKRALLPGFYATRQAIDLLLVCTAASQRQDASLVSESLREWQRQQPAQESAGKPRLIWAITPFDARHQQVNVDEAVQRQMGQPGQHWGSMLALDRAGVDRMASWLLDEMQPEARREMLLAQLAQIQHTVVERRLLPWTEAEATPEQAARKQNIADTLLKCLQHRTGLHGELLERLQPPREALRQLWLNQSALPGSKPANLQAPENQFGIGFEFDLFSESPAEAPAQPRQSLPGAQQFPRQVMLLWLDHLRQLPENRSLLALLNVDKATMEWLVEELIMAGFRTDIAQKLQQALHEPDTQSVSHESRADRQVTRAMTVLGDFVAWLGFLQRPETERPASRVNRGQVIFSRPPAPSVSFGAGQRLTRLSAAPANHTAYYIYDWLVGLNQVIIENNGYTGGGDLPRTARDALVALLKPLRA, encoded by the coding sequence ATGAAAGCCCTGAAACCCCGCCAGCCGCAGACGCTGGCAAAACGCCTTAACCTGCTGCAGGATGCCCTGAATCAGAGCCTGACCTGGATTGAAGAGAGCCGTGAGCAGTCGCCGCGTCTGGCGCTGGAAGCGGAAACCCTGACGCTGCAACTGCGTCAGGCGCGTGTGCAGACCCAGGCGCTGGCGCAGCAGGTGGCCCGTCCGGTAACGCTGGCGCTGTTTGGTCAGTCGCAGTCCGGGAAAGCCTGGCTGCTGAATGAGATGGTGGCTGATGCTCAGGGCCAGCTGATGACCCGTATGGGCGACAAGCAGCTGAGCTGGTTTCAGCATATCAATCCCGGCAACCTGGATTTTGCGACCGCGACCCGCTTCAGCCATCAGCGCGAGCCGCTATCCGGCGAGTGGCCGGTTGAACTGGCGCTGCTGAATGAGGCGGAGATCGTTCGGCTGATGGTCGCCTGTGCCGGTGAGAACGCGCCCGACACCGCGCAGATTGACAGCACGCTGCAGCGCCTGCAGCGCCATCGTCTGGCGACGCCGCTGGCGGGTCTGGAGGGCGATGCGCTGGTGACGCTCTGGTCATGGTGCCGTCGCCGTCCGCACTACGATGCCCGCCTTGACCGCCACTTCTGGCCGCAGGCGGTTGAACTGGCGCCCTGGCTGAGCGTGGACGATCGCGTCCAGCTCTTTTCGCTGCTCTGGCCTGCACAACCGGCCCTGAGCGAGATGCTGCGCAGCCTGCTGCATCTGCGTCATCAGCTGCGCAACAGCAGCCGTCTGCTCGCGCCTCTCAGCCTGCTCACCGATGCCTCACTGCTGCCGGCTGAGCAGCTGATCGTGCCTGCCAGTGAGCAGGATCCGCAGCAGCTGGTGGAAGTCTGCCCGCTGAACGGCAACCGCATCGGCAAGGCGCAGAATGTGCCGCTGGGCCTGCTGGCTCTGCTGACGCTGGAAGTGCTGGCACCGCTCTGCTCCACGCCGCGCACCGCGCTCTACGATGATGCCGACATGCTGGATCTGCCCGCGCCCGGCCAGCCCGCGGACGCGACCGTGCTGGACGACCGGCAGCGCCTGCGTCAGCAGGATCCGCTGCGGGCGCAGCTGCTGGAGCAGAAACGCGCGCTGCTGCCCGGCTTCTACGCCACCCGTCAGGCGATCGATCTGCTGCTGGTCTGCACCGCGGCCAGCCAGCGTCAGGATGCCAGCCTGGTGAGCGAGTCGCTGCGTGAATGGCAGCGTCAGCAGCCCGCGCAGGAGTCCGCCGGGAAACCGCGCCTGATCTGGGCCATCACCCCTTTCGATGCCCGTCATCAGCAGGTTAACGTGGATGAAGCCGTGCAGCGTCAGATGGGACAGCCCGGTCAGCACTGGGGATCGATGCTGGCGCTGGATCGCGCGGGTGTTGACCGCATGGCGAGCTGGTTACTGGATGAGATGCAGCCGGAAGCCCGCCGTGAGATGCTGCTGGCACAGCTGGCACAGATCCAGCATACCGTGGTCGAGCGCCGCTTACTGCCCTGGACCGAAGCGGAGGCCACACCGGAACAGGCGGCCCGCAAACAGAACATTGCCGACACGCTGCTGAAATGTTTACAGCACCGCACCGGCCTGCACGGTGAGCTGCTGGAACGCCTGCAGCCGCCCCGCGAGGCACTGCGCCAGCTGTGGCTGAATCAGTCGGCCCTGCCTGGCAGCAAACCGGCCAATCTGCAGGCGCCGGAGAATCAGTTCGGGATTGGATTTGAATTTGACCTGTTCAGCGAAAGCCCGGCCGAAGCGCCGGCTCAGCCGCGTCAGAGTCTGCCGGGCGCGCAGCAGTTTCCGCGCCAGGTGATGCTGCTGTGGCTCGATCATCTGCGTCAGCTGCCGGAGAACCGCAGCCTGCTGGCGTTGCTGAATGTGGATAAAGCGACGATGGAGTGGCTGGTCGAGGAGCTGATCATGGCCGGATTCCGCACCGATATCGCGCAAAAACTGCAGCAGGCGCTGCATGAGCCTGACACGCAGAGCGTCAGTCATGAATCCCGTGCCGACCGTCAGGTGACGCGGGCGATGACGGTGCTGGGGGATTTCGTCGCCTGGCTCGGCTTTTTACAGCGCCCTGAAACTGAACGGCCCGCCAGCCGGGTGAATCGTGGTCAGGTGATCTTCTCACGTCCGCCTGCGCCCAGCGTCAGCTTCGGAGCCGGTCAGCGTCTGACCCGCCTCTCAGCCGCCCCGGCCAACCACACCGCCTACTACATTTACGACTGGCTGGTCGGGCTGAATCAGGTGATCATCGAGAACAACGGCTACACCGGCGGCGGCGACCTGCCGCGCACGGCGCGTGACGCGCTGGTTGCCCTGCTTAAGCCGCTGCGCGCCTAG
- a CDS encoding virulence factor SrfB, with translation MLAPLIDDKQKITLIENSGVQFLDFGLQLSATPARRQFVRQTANGPLLRLHVDGNSGKFLLYPEDGGAAEVVRPESDIALADSLTLLSACWLPLPMLRCASGRRFIGGPENWARMRLVALPTPDAAGNTHRVSLAFDTRCVAEQDGGEQLGLTSADAQNGVTFALAWHNYELGDFLDLTWVDGWLRETFTDRVSDRREQAINQALREFEYQAHYLNLLELLGEQLDLSEIYIQAATLQTPAVNVDIILDVGNSHTCGILVEDHPEESNGLKQTYELQLRDLSQPHQVYNELFDSRLEFAEARFGKANFSLESGREQAFMWPSLTRVGREASRLALQRVGLEGSTGLSSPRRYLWDEARYQPGWRFNTPGEQSEPLAYAAPFTTLLNDEGQPLSTLSPDERLPVFSPHYSRSSLMTFMLCELLAQALMQMNSAAQRQRMPQSHAPRQLRHVILTLPSAMPKPEREIFRRRMQEALALVWKAEGWLTEEDELAPALPRQSPKPLPDVQMEWDEATCGQMVWLFNETQVNFAGRAEDFFSSMARPDRPREADELPGKSLRIASIDIGGGTTDLAITQYRLDDGQGNNVKITPRLLFREGFKVAGDDILLDVIQLWILPALQQHLQKAGLTLTDPLMNKLFGHDSRMDGQATLRQQVTLQLFIPLAQAVLERYENWDPLESHAEINALFGELVGQAPGDAVLAFVNGEIQRELGGHSRFDLLQVPLVVSLSQLHGEFMQHRMAIIPALRSMCEVVSLYQCDVLLLTGRPSRFPGIQALVRHLQPLPGSRILSLEGYHTSDWYPFNKHGRIDNPKSTAAVGAMLCLLALDLRLSSFWFRAGDFEPYSTIRYLGMLDENQALSDENLCYSEIDLDDPGYALDKKSSFRIRGNVCLGFRQLDNDRWPASPLYSLTLNDAALARKVAGESVLRIRLAVKAGPGATGPENLVLSDARLDDGTRVPLEQLSLKLNTLSATGNANAQYWIDSGSVCKR, from the coding sequence ATGCTGGCTCCCCTGATCGATGACAAACAAAAAATTACGCTGATTGAAAACAGCGGCGTACAGTTTCTGGATTTCGGCCTGCAACTCTCCGCCACCCCGGCGCGCCGTCAGTTTGTGCGCCAGACAGCCAATGGCCCGCTGCTGCGCCTGCATGTTGACGGCAACAGCGGTAAGTTCCTGCTTTACCCGGAGGATGGTGGTGCAGCAGAAGTGGTGCGCCCGGAGTCCGATATCGCGCTGGCCGACTCGCTCACTCTCCTGTCCGCCTGCTGGCTGCCGCTGCCCATGCTGCGCTGTGCCAGCGGACGCCGTTTCATCGGCGGCCCTGAAAACTGGGCGCGGATGCGTCTGGTCGCCCTGCCCACGCCTGATGCGGCAGGCAACACCCATCGCGTCAGCCTGGCGTTCGACACCCGCTGTGTCGCGGAGCAGGATGGCGGTGAACAGCTCGGTCTGACTTCCGCCGACGCGCAGAATGGCGTGACCTTTGCGCTCGCCTGGCACAACTACGAACTGGGTGACTTTCTCGATCTCACCTGGGTTGACGGCTGGCTGCGGGAAACCTTTACCGATCGCGTCTCCGACCGCCGTGAACAGGCAATCAATCAGGCGCTTCGCGAGTTTGAATATCAGGCACACTATCTGAACCTGCTGGAGTTGCTGGGCGAGCAGCTCGACCTCAGCGAAATCTACATTCAGGCCGCCACGCTTCAGACCCCGGCCGTCAACGTCGACATCATTCTTGATGTCGGTAACTCCCATACCTGCGGCATCCTGGTAGAAGATCATCCCGAAGAGAGCAACGGGCTGAAGCAGACCTATGAACTGCAACTGCGCGATCTCTCCCAGCCGCATCAGGTTTACAACGAGCTGTTCGACAGCCGTCTGGAGTTTGCTGAAGCCCGCTTTGGCAAGGCGAACTTCTCGCTGGAGAGCGGGCGCGAGCAGGCCTTTATGTGGCCCTCTCTGACCCGCGTCGGACGTGAAGCAAGCCGTCTGGCGCTGCAGCGCGTGGGCCTGGAAGGCAGCACCGGCCTCTCCAGCCCGCGCCGCTATCTCTGGGATGAGGCGCGCTATCAGCCAGGCTGGCGCTTTAATACGCCGGGCGAACAGAGTGAGCCGCTGGCCTATGCCGCACCTTTTACTACTCTGCTCAACGACGAAGGCCAGCCGCTTTCGACGCTGTCGCCGGACGAGCGCCTGCCGGTCTTTTCACCCCACTACAGCCGCAGCTCACTGATGACTTTTATGCTGTGCGAACTGCTGGCGCAGGCGCTGATGCAGATGAACAGTGCTGCTCAGCGTCAGCGGATGCCGCAGAGCCACGCGCCGCGTCAGCTGCGCCATGTCATCCTGACGCTGCCTTCGGCGATGCCGAAACCGGAGCGCGAAATCTTCCGCCGCAGAATGCAGGAGGCGCTGGCGCTGGTCTGGAAAGCCGAAGGCTGGCTGACCGAAGAGGACGAGCTGGCCCCGGCACTGCCGCGTCAGAGCCCGAAACCGCTGCCGGATGTACAGATGGAGTGGGATGAGGCAACCTGCGGCCAGATGGTCTGGCTGTTTAACGAAACCCAGGTCAATTTTGCCGGTCGCGCCGAAGACTTTTTCAGCAGCATGGCACGCCCGGATCGCCCGCGCGAGGCGGACGAACTGCCAGGCAAAAGCCTGCGCATCGCTTCGATCGATATCGGCGGCGGCACCACCGATCTGGCAATTACCCAGTATCGTCTGGATGATGGTCAGGGCAACAACGTAAAAATCACGCCGCGACTGCTGTTCCGTGAAGGATTTAAGGTAGCGGGCGACGATATCCTGCTGGATGTGATTCAGCTGTGGATCCTCCCGGCGCTGCAGCAGCATCTGCAGAAAGCGGGCCTGACCCTGACCGATCCGCTGATGAACAAACTTTTTGGTCACGACAGCCGTATGGATGGTCAGGCTACGCTGCGCCAGCAGGTGACGTTACAGCTCTTTATTCCGCTGGCGCAGGCTGTGCTGGAGCGCTACGAGAACTGGGACCCGCTGGAGAGCCACGCCGAAATCAACGCGCTGTTTGGCGAGCTGGTCGGACAGGCGCCGGGCGACGCGGTCCTCGCCTTTGTCAACGGCGAGATCCAGCGCGAGCTGGGCGGTCACAGCCGCTTCGACCTGCTGCAGGTGCCGCTGGTAGTCAGCCTGTCGCAGCTGCACGGCGAATTTATGCAGCACCGCATGGCGATCATTCCGGCCCTGCGCTCAATGTGTGAAGTGGTTTCACTCTATCAGTGTGACGTGCTGCTGCTGACCGGGCGGCCGTCGCGCTTCCCCGGCATTCAGGCGCTGGTGCGTCATCTGCAGCCGCTGCCTGGCAGCCGTATTCTGTCGCTGGAGGGCTATCACACCAGCGACTGGTATCCGTTTAACAAACATGGCCGCATCGATAACCCGAAATCGACCGCAGCGGTGGGCGCGATGCTCTGCCTGCTGGCGCTGGATCTGCGCCTCAGCAGCTTCTGGTTCCGCGCGGGCGACTTTGAGCCCTATTCGACGATCCGCTACCTGGGCATGCTCGACGAAAACCAGGCGCTGAGCGATGAGAATCTCTGCTACAGCGAAATTGACCTCGACGATCCGGGCTATGCGCTGGATAAAAAAAGCAGTTTCCGTATCCGCGGCAACGTCTGCCTGGGCTTCCGCCAGCTCGATAACGACCGCTGGCCCGCTTCGCCGCTCTACAGCCTGACGCTGAACGACGCCGCCCTGGCGCGTAAAGTGGCCGGGGAGAGCGTGCTGCGTATCCGTCTGGCGGTGAAAGCTGGCCCTGGCGCGACCGGCCCGGAAAACCTGGTGCTGAGCGATGCGCGTCTGGACGATGGCACCCGCGTGCCGCTGGAGCAGTTAAGTCTGAAGCTGAATACCCTGTCGGCCACCGGCAATGCCAATGCGCAATACTGGATTGACAGCGGGAGCGTATGTAAACGATGA